One Molothrus aeneus isolate 106 chromosome 29, BPBGC_Maene_1.0, whole genome shotgun sequence genomic region harbors:
- the POLB gene encoding DNA polymerase beta, whose protein sequence is MSKRKAPQESPNEGITDFLTELANYERNVNRAIHKYNAYRKAASVISRYPSKIQSGAEAKKLDGVGAKIAEKIDEFLSTGKLRKLEKIRQDDTSASINFLTRVTGIGPAAARKFVEEGIKTLEDLRKIEHKLTHHQRIGLKYFEDFEKRIPREEMLQMQEIVLREVEKLDPNYIATVCGSFRRGAESSGDMDVLLTHPSFTSESSKQSKLLHKVVEQLEKVHFITDMLSKGDTKFMGVCQLPDKEDGTAYPHRRIDIRLIPKDQYYCGVLYFTGSDIFNKNMRAHALEMGFTINEYTIRRLGVTGVAGEALPVECEKDIFDYIQWKYREPKERSE, encoded by the exons ATGAGCAAGCGCAAGGCTCCCCAGGAGAGCCCCAACGAAGGCATCACCGACTTCCTCACCG AGCTGGCCAACTACGAGCGCAACGTGAACCGGGCCATCCACAAGTACAACGCGTACAG GAAAGCGGCCTCGGTCATTTCTCGGTATCCCAGCAAGATACAGAGCGGGGCTGAAGCCAAGAAGTTG GATGGAGTGGGTGCTAAAATAGCTGAAAAGATAGACGAGTTCTTATCCACTGGAAAACTACGTAAATTGGAAAAG atTCGACAAGATGATACAAGCGCTTCCATCAATTTCCTGACACGAGTCACTGGCATTGG tcctgctgctgccaggaagtTTGTTGAGGAAGGAATTAAGACTTTAGAAG atctAAGAAAAATTGAGCACAAGCTGACCCATCACCAGCGAATTGGGCTGAA ATACTTTGAAGATTTTGAGAAAAGAATCCCGAGGGAAGAAATGCTGCAAATGCAG GAAATTGTGCTCAGAGAGGTTGAGAAACTGGACCCAAACTATATTGCTACAGTCTGTGGCAGTTTCAGGCGAG GTGCAGAGTCAAGTGGTGACATGGATGTTCTGCTAACCCATCCCAGCTTCACATCAGAATCATCCAAACAG TCAAAACTTTTGCATAAAGTTGTAGAACAGCTGGAAAAAGTCCACTTTATCACAGATATGCTGTCCAAAGGGGACACCAAATTCATG GGTGTCTGTCAGCTGCCAGATAAAGAGGATGGAACAGCTTATCCACACCGCAGAATTGATATCAG GCTTATCCCAAAAGATCAGTATTACTGTGGTGTGCTGTATTTCACAGGAAGTGATATATTCAACAAGAACATGAGAGCTCATGCTCTGGAGATGGGCTTCACAATCAATGAGTACACGATACGCCGCCTGGGTGTTACTG GAGTTGCTGGAGAGGCCCTGCCAGTGGAATgtgaaaaagacatttttgatTATATCCAGTGGAAGTACCGAGAGCCCAAGGAGCGGAGTGAATGA